In a genomic window of Kribbella amoyensis:
- a CDS encoding uridine kinase family protein — protein sequence MASTDLLTIDSLLDHVRTTPARLGRTRLISVDGPAGSGKTTVATRFAARAEARGLRTQVVHMDDLYDGWDGAVRGFGLLRDHVLKRLADGREGRYRRYDWHLGAYAELHVVPTTLDLLIVEGVTAADRDADPWQALKIWVETSNEVRLDRGIERDGEALRDRWLDWMRWERDHFAAQRTRSRSHVIVDGNPSVPHQAETELVAKSVNLGLDSAAS from the coding sequence ATGGCATCAACTGACCTCCTGACCATCGACAGCCTGCTGGACCATGTCCGGACCACCCCGGCCCGACTCGGCCGGACCCGGCTGATCAGCGTCGACGGCCCCGCCGGTTCCGGCAAGACGACCGTCGCCACCAGGTTCGCCGCGCGGGCGGAGGCGCGCGGCCTGCGGACCCAGGTGGTGCACATGGACGACCTGTACGACGGCTGGGACGGCGCGGTCCGCGGCTTCGGGCTGCTCCGCGACCACGTCCTCAAGCGGCTCGCCGACGGCCGCGAGGGCCGGTACCGGCGCTACGACTGGCACCTCGGCGCGTACGCCGAACTGCACGTCGTCCCGACCACGCTGGACCTGCTGATCGTCGAGGGGGTCACCGCGGCCGACCGGGACGCGGACCCGTGGCAGGCGCTGAAGATCTGGGTCGAGACCAGCAACGAGGTCCGGCTGGACCGGGGCATCGAGCGCGACGGCGAGGCGCTCCGGGACCGCTGGCTGGACTGGATGCGCTGGGAACGCGACCATTTCGCGGCCCAGCGGACCCGGTCCCGGTCGCACGTCATCGTCGACGGCAACCCGTCGGTCCCGCACCAGGCCGAGACGGAACTGGTCGCGAAGTCGGTCAATCTGGGCCTGGACTCCGCCGCCTCCTGA
- a CDS encoding aldose 1-epimerase family protein, translated as MTVLPSGDQWTLRAGAYAGTVVSVGGGLRGLSYGDRELLVGYAEDAPAHAGIGQQLIPWPNRITDGKYTFEGVEQQLDLTEPERSNAIHGLVRWATWERTDDGLDESRIVVAHRLYGGPGYPHQLDLAITYDLDADTGLTVTVSAKNVGTGAAPYGYGAHPYVTVGRKIDECVLEFRAESWLDVTPDRMAPIGLQPVAGSQYDFSAGQRIQDLDIDNAFTGLPDTWVVTLADPDSGHRAVVSSETRWMQLYTGGAIDRAGLAVEPMTCPPDSFVSGDGLVVLRPGDEHSTTFRVSV; from the coding sequence ATGACTGTCCTGCCTTCCGGTGACCAGTGGACCCTCCGCGCCGGCGCGTACGCCGGGACCGTGGTGAGCGTCGGCGGCGGCCTGCGTGGCCTCTCGTACGGCGATCGCGAGCTCCTCGTCGGGTACGCCGAGGACGCCCCCGCACACGCCGGGATCGGGCAGCAGCTGATCCCCTGGCCGAACCGGATCACCGACGGGAAGTACACCTTCGAGGGTGTCGAGCAGCAGCTGGACCTGACCGAGCCGGAGCGGTCGAACGCGATCCACGGCCTGGTCCGCTGGGCTACCTGGGAGCGCACCGACGACGGCCTGGACGAGTCGCGGATCGTGGTCGCGCACCGGCTGTACGGCGGCCCCGGGTACCCGCACCAGCTGGATCTCGCGATCACGTACGACCTGGACGCGGACACCGGTCTCACAGTCACCGTCTCGGCGAAGAACGTCGGCACCGGCGCCGCGCCGTACGGGTACGGAGCGCATCCGTACGTGACGGTCGGGCGGAAGATCGACGAGTGCGTGCTCGAGTTCCGGGCCGAGAGCTGGCTGGACGTCACGCCGGACCGGATGGCGCCGATCGGGCTGCAGCCGGTCGCCGGGTCGCAGTACGACTTCTCGGCCGGGCAGCGGATCCAGGATCTCGACATCGACAACGCGTTCACCGGGCTGCCGGACACCTGGGTGGTCACGCTGGCGGACCCCGACAGTGGGCACCGCGCCGTCGTGAGCAGCGAGACCCGGTGGATGCAGCTCTACACCGGCGGCGCGATCGACCGGGCCGGGCTGGCCGTGGAGCCGATGACCTGCCCGCCGGACAGCTTCGTCAGCGGTGACGGGCTGGTCGTACTGCGGCCCGGGGACGAGCACAGCACGACGTTCCGCGTCAGCGTCTGA
- a CDS encoding PH domain-containing protein has protein sequence MSTPAQQDPLWTFHPRIVAAVTAAMAASMVAVFGVIWVRLPEESRATFTLFQQLTLIAFFGTVLYLLYRMATVRVTAYTDGLKIRNVFKSYRLAWSEVKVLRFTPGDPWLQLFDADGNRLGILAIQASEGVRASHAAKELAKVARAHGAGSDSGSDSGSGDKSS, from the coding sequence ATGTCCACGCCAGCGCAGCAAGACCCGTTGTGGACGTTCCACCCGCGCATCGTCGCGGCCGTGACGGCAGCGATGGCGGCGTCGATGGTCGCCGTCTTCGGGGTGATCTGGGTCCGGCTGCCGGAGGAGTCGCGGGCGACCTTCACGCTGTTCCAGCAGCTCACCCTGATCGCGTTCTTCGGCACCGTGCTCTACCTGCTGTACCGGATGGCGACGGTCCGCGTGACGGCGTACACCGACGGCCTGAAGATCCGCAACGTCTTCAAGTCGTACCGGCTGGCCTGGTCCGAGGTGAAGGTGCTGCGGTTCACCCCGGGCGACCCGTGGCTCCAGCTGTTCGATGCCGACGGCAACCGGTTGGGCATCCTGGCGATCCAGGCGTCCGAAGGCGTCCGGGCGTCCCACGCGGCCAAGGAACTCGCCAAGGTCGCCCGCGCCCACGGCGCCGGCTCGGACTCCGGCTCCGACTCCGGCTCCGGCGACAAGTCGAGCTGA
- the hisG gene encoding ATP phosphoribosyltransferase, producing the protein MLRVAVPNKGSLSEAATEILTEAGYKQRRSTKDLALTDTANEVEFYYLRPRDIAVYVGEGTLDVGISGRDLVLDSHADADVLMELGFAASTFRFAGRPGVAESVKDLAGKRIATSYAGVLQDHLAEHGVDASVVRLDGAVETAVQLGVADVIADVVETGATLRQAGLEVFGEPILQSSAVLIKRHGAHTPPNGLEQLVRRLEGVLIARNYVMMDYDIRAEDVDAATAVAPGLESPTVSPLHRQGWVAVRVMVQRADAQRIMDQLWEAGARAILTTDIHACRI; encoded by the coding sequence ATGCTGCGCGTCGCAGTACCGAACAAGGGCTCGCTGAGCGAGGCCGCCACCGAGATCCTCACCGAGGCCGGGTACAAGCAGCGCCGGAGTACCAAGGACCTGGCGCTCACCGACACCGCGAACGAGGTCGAGTTCTACTACCTGCGTCCCCGCGACATCGCCGTGTACGTCGGCGAGGGCACCCTGGACGTCGGCATCTCCGGCCGCGACCTGGTGCTCGACTCGCACGCGGACGCGGACGTGCTGATGGAGCTCGGGTTCGCCGCCTCCACCTTCCGGTTCGCCGGCCGGCCCGGCGTCGCCGAGTCGGTGAAGGACCTGGCCGGCAAGCGGATCGCCACCTCGTACGCCGGGGTGCTGCAGGACCACCTCGCCGAGCACGGCGTGGACGCGTCGGTGGTCCGGCTGGACGGCGCCGTCGAGACCGCGGTCCAGCTCGGCGTCGCCGACGTGATCGCGGACGTGGTCGAGACCGGCGCGACGCTGCGGCAGGCCGGGCTGGAGGTGTTCGGCGAGCCGATCCTGCAGTCCTCGGCGGTGCTCATCAAGCGGCACGGCGCGCACACCCCGCCGAACGGGCTGGAGCAGCTGGTCCGCCGGCTCGAGGGCGTCCTGATCGCCCGCAACTACGTGATGATGGACTACGACATCCGCGCCGAGGACGTCGACGCCGCGACCGCGGTGGCGCCCGGCCTGGAGTCGCCGACCGTCTCGCCGCTGCACCGGCAGGGCTGGGTCGCGGTCCGGGTGATGGTCCAGCGGGCCGACGCCCAGCGGATCATGGACCAGCTCTGGGAGGCCGGCGCCCGGGCCATCCTGACCACCGACATCCACGCGTGCCGGATCTGA
- a CDS encoding phosphoribosyl-ATP diphosphatase, with amino-acid sequence MKTFEELFAELGDKALTRPEGSGTVAALDAGVHTIGKKLVEEAAESWMAAEHEGKERAAEELSQLLYHAQVMMHALGLSLDDVYRHL; translated from the coding sequence ATGAAGACGTTTGAGGAGCTGTTCGCCGAGCTGGGAGACAAGGCGCTCACACGGCCGGAGGGATCCGGGACCGTGGCGGCGCTGGACGCCGGCGTGCACACGATCGGCAAGAAGCTGGTCGAGGAGGCCGCCGAGTCCTGGATGGCCGCCGAGCACGAGGGCAAGGAACGGGCCGCCGAGGAGCTGAGCCAGCTGCTCTACCACGCGCAGGTGATGATGCACGCGCTCGGCCTGAGCCTGGACGACGTGTACCGACATCTGTAG
- a CDS encoding sec-independent translocase, with the protein MFGIGPLELVVIAIVAVLLFGPDRLPEFVRTAGRLLRQGRQLINNAQNDLRNELGPEFADLDVRDLNPRSFVRKHLLEGMDDDYDDDKPVSSNGLADSPQRLPVGQRAPFDPEST; encoded by the coding sequence ATGTTCGGCATCGGGCCTCTCGAGCTGGTGGTGATCGCAATCGTCGCCGTGCTCCTGTTCGGTCCGGACCGGCTGCCCGAGTTCGTCCGGACGGCGGGCCGGCTGCTGCGCCAGGGCCGGCAGCTGATCAACAACGCGCAGAACGACCTGCGCAACGAGCTCGGCCCGGAGTTCGCCGACCTCGACGTCCGCGACCTGAACCCGCGCAGCTTCGTCCGCAAGCACCTGCTCGAGGGCATGGACGACGACTACGACGACGACAAGCCGGTCTCCTCGAACGGCCTGGCCGACTCCCCGCAACGCCTCCCGGTCGGCCAGCGCGCCCCGTTCGACCCCGAGTCGACCTGA
- a CDS encoding S1C family serine protease, with protein sequence MPLPPPGGTAQYRQSERSMTQRSFGQPEEPFRPVYPGQAWPTYQPAYVPPPPVDWHQQQARAYTPGPPPKGNRIITIAAIVALIVGLVAGAGAAATVVALDNRGPIEEPAGPPVGTGADPKIRSGSVSAVAQTLLPSVVQLKVEGADNSKATGSGFVIDTAGHILTNNHVVSAAAKGGSIQVVTQQGASTTARLVGRSPAYDLAVVQVSGLKAPSVQFGRSDLAIVGQDVVAIGSPLGLAGTVTSGIVSAKNRPVTAGGEGEISYINALQTDAAINPGNSGGPLVDMNARVIGVNSAIATVRGAEEGSSGNIGLGFAIPIDQARRTAQQLIADGKASYPVIGANVDLRFEGEGARVGEVNPGSPAQRAGLRTGDVVTKINNKLVDSAEALIVSIRTHRPGETVRLDYERAGRPRQANVTLGSQIG encoded by the coding sequence ATGCCGCTGCCGCCCCCGGGAGGCACCGCGCAGTACCGGCAGTCCGAGCGGTCGATGACGCAGCGCAGCTTCGGGCAGCCGGAGGAGCCGTTCCGCCCGGTGTACCCGGGCCAGGCCTGGCCGACGTACCAGCCCGCGTACGTCCCGCCGCCGCCCGTGGACTGGCACCAGCAGCAGGCCCGCGCGTACACGCCGGGGCCGCCGCCGAAGGGCAACCGGATCATCACCATCGCCGCGATCGTCGCGCTGATCGTCGGCCTGGTCGCCGGTGCCGGGGCGGCCGCGACCGTGGTGGCGCTGGACAACCGCGGCCCGATCGAGGAGCCGGCCGGCCCGCCGGTCGGTACCGGCGCGGACCCGAAGATCCGCAGCGGCTCGGTCTCGGCGGTCGCCCAGACGCTGCTGCCGAGCGTGGTCCAGCTGAAGGTCGAGGGCGCCGACAACTCGAAGGCGACCGGGTCCGGCTTCGTGATCGACACGGCCGGCCACATCCTGACCAACAACCACGTCGTCTCGGCCGCGGCCAAGGGCGGCTCGATCCAGGTCGTCACCCAGCAGGGCGCGAGCACGACGGCCCGGCTGGTCGGCCGCTCCCCGGCGTACGACCTGGCCGTGGTGCAGGTGAGCGGGCTGAAGGCGCCGTCGGTGCAGTTCGGCCGGTCGGACCTGGCGATCGTCGGCCAGGACGTGGTCGCGATCGGTTCGCCGCTCGGCCTGGCCGGGACCGTCACCTCCGGCATCGTCTCGGCGAAGAACCGCCCGGTCACCGCCGGCGGCGAGGGCGAGATCTCGTACATCAACGCGCTGCAGACCGACGCGGCGATCAACCCGGGCAACTCCGGTGGCCCGCTGGTCGACATGAACGCCCGGGTGATCGGGGTGAACTCCGCGATCGCCACCGTCCGCGGCGCCGAGGAGGGCAGCAGCGGCAACATCGGCCTCGGCTTCGCGATTCCGATCGACCAGGCCCGCCGGACCGCCCAGCAGCTGATCGCCGACGGCAAGGCGTCGTACCCGGTGATCGGCGCGAACGTGGACCTGCGGTTCGAGGGCGAGGGCGCCCGGGTCGGCGAGGTCAACCCGGGGTCCCCGGCCCAGCGCGCCGGGCTGCGGACCGGTGACGTGGTCACCAAGATCAACAACAAGCTGGTCGACTCGGCCGAGGCGCTGATCGTCTCGATCCGGACCCATCGCCCCGGCGAGACGGTCCGGCTGGACTACGAACGGGCCGGCCGGCCGCGGCAGGCGAACGTCACGCTGGGCTCGCAGATCGGCTGA
- a CDS encoding sigma-E factor regulatory protein RseB domain-containing protein, with protein sequence MSLSRLAVLVGTALIGLGLPLPTAVAAPAPTSSREDSPSAVSWLERAALAPERISYHGTQIITAWGPQGSSSAMLGIVHAASQGTEISVVGSSSAPGAKSFVQRAAHGAGPAVDGGPLDLLKSTYQLAYKCCTETIGRVAVLVEALRDDQTLAARFWIDQASGLLLQRQLFSADGRTLVRATVFTELSIDTSEFLGHLPPMAPGDTETVGMGQVGDLRSQGWTCAADLPASLKLYEVHQDSASGSLQFSYSDGLFTVSVFEQRGALDPAAVQGYSAGAIPGVHVRYGMPSYAVWSSGGIVYTVVGDLPSDLMDKVVAAFPHQQPPQLTALERMGTGLARMATWLTPMSALSWKLG encoded by the coding sequence GTGAGCCTCTCCCGGCTCGCCGTGCTGGTCGGCACCGCGCTGATCGGTCTCGGCCTGCCCTTGCCCACCGCGGTCGCCGCTCCCGCACCCACGTCCTCGCGGGAGGACTCGCCGTCCGCCGTCAGCTGGCTCGAACGCGCCGCGCTGGCTCCGGAGCGGATCTCGTACCACGGCACGCAGATCATCACCGCGTGGGGACCGCAGGGGTCCAGCTCGGCGATGCTCGGCATCGTGCACGCCGCGTCGCAGGGGACCGAGATCAGCGTGGTCGGCTCGTCGTCCGCGCCCGGGGCGAAGTCGTTCGTGCAACGCGCCGCCCACGGGGCCGGACCGGCCGTCGACGGGGGACCGCTCGACCTGTTGAAGTCGACGTACCAGCTGGCGTACAAGTGCTGCACCGAGACGATCGGTCGGGTCGCCGTCCTGGTCGAGGCGCTGCGGGACGACCAGACGCTGGCCGCGCGGTTCTGGATCGACCAGGCGAGCGGATTGCTCCTGCAGCGGCAGCTGTTCAGCGCGGACGGGCGCACGCTGGTCCGGGCGACCGTGTTCACCGAGTTGTCGATCGACACGTCCGAGTTCCTCGGGCACCTGCCGCCGATGGCCCCAGGGGACACCGAGACGGTGGGGATGGGCCAGGTCGGCGATCTGCGCTCCCAGGGCTGGACCTGCGCGGCGGACCTGCCCGCGTCGCTCAAGCTGTACGAGGTCCACCAGGACAGCGCGTCCGGGTCACTGCAGTTCTCGTACTCCGACGGCCTGTTCACCGTGTCCGTCTTCGAGCAGCGCGGCGCCCTCGACCCGGCCGCCGTGCAGGGGTACTCGGCCGGCGCGATCCCCGGCGTCCACGTCCGGTACGGGATGCCCTCGTACGCCGTGTGGTCGTCCGGCGGCATCGTCTACACGGTGGTCGGCGACCTGCCCTCGGACCTGATGGACAAGGTCGTCGCCGCGTTCCCGCACCAGCAGCCACCCCAGCTCACCGCGCTCGAACGGATGGGGACCGGCCTGGCCCGGATGGCCACCTGGCTCACTCCGATGAGTGCGCTCTCGTGGAAACTGGGATAA
- a CDS encoding anti-sigma factor family protein, translating to MTSHPLDRLSAAVDGELDHDSRDKVLSHLVGCDSCRAEVDAQRRLKGQLAALEAPGPSDDLMQRLMGVPAFSLEPREEVRSVVTPVVSLSPQRSAFPAARNDATRPGTRSTPRSRRRTGVLGAAGSAAAVASLLGTAFVLGDPARGEEPPIVQPPVASFSADHAATTTGSPFADPVALLNGYNGTGFAGLPPSYQPVALTGR from the coding sequence GTGACCTCGCACCCGCTGGACCGGCTCAGCGCCGCCGTCGACGGAGAGCTCGACCACGACTCCCGGGACAAGGTGCTGAGTCACCTCGTCGGCTGCGACTCCTGCCGCGCCGAGGTGGACGCGCAGCGCCGGTTGAAGGGCCAGCTGGCCGCCCTGGAGGCGCCCGGCCCGTCGGACGACCTGATGCAGCGCCTGATGGGCGTCCCCGCGTTCTCGCTGGAGCCGCGCGAGGAGGTCCGCTCGGTGGTGACGCCGGTCGTCTCGCTCAGCCCGCAACGGTCCGCGTTCCCGGCGGCCCGCAACGACGCCACCCGGCCGGGGACCAGGTCCACGCCGCGCTCGCGCCGTCGTACCGGGGTGCTCGGTGCGGCCGGTTCGGCGGCAGCGGTCGCCTCCCTGCTCGGTACTGCTTTCGTCCTCGGTGACCCGGCCCGCGGCGAGGAGCCGCCGATCGTGCAGCCGCCGGTGGCCAGCTTCTCGGCGGACCACGCAGCGACGACGACGGGCAGCCCGTTCGCCGACCCGGTCGCGTTGCTGAACGGGTACAACGGCACCGGGTTCGCCGGACTGCCACCGTCGTACCAGCCGGTGGCGTTGACGGGACGCTGA
- the sigE gene encoding RNA polymerase sigma factor SigE: protein MVVTLVAERTQGGVAVKPVDTSVIPAPVQQPPRQQPQDQPDVLPSWDEIVRTHSARVYRLAYRLTGNKHDAEDLTQEVFVRVFRSLSGYTPGTFEGWLYRITTNLFLDGARRKQRIRFDGLPEDAHDRLPAKGAGPAEKLDSGQFDHDVQHALDQLPEDFRAAVVLCDIEGMTYDEIADVLGVKLGTVRSRIHRGRSMLRKHLEHRAPRSGHSRISGPPVDAPLFGGGDDR from the coding sequence ATGGTGGTCACGCTCGTTGCCGAGAGGACCCAGGGAGGCGTTGCCGTGAAGCCGGTCGACACCTCCGTCATCCCTGCCCCGGTCCAGCAGCCGCCGCGGCAGCAGCCGCAGGACCAGCCCGACGTACTGCCGTCCTGGGACGAGATCGTCCGGACCCACTCGGCCCGGGTCTACCGGCTCGCGTACCGGCTGACCGGCAACAAGCACGACGCCGAGGACCTGACCCAGGAGGTCTTCGTCCGGGTGTTCCGCTCACTGTCCGGCTACACCCCGGGCACGTTCGAGGGCTGGCTGTACCGGATCACCACGAACCTCTTCCTCGACGGCGCCCGGCGCAAGCAGCGGATCCGCTTCGACGGCCTGCCCGAGGATGCGCACGACCGGCTGCCGGCCAAGGGCGCCGGCCCGGCCGAGAAGCTGGACTCCGGCCAGTTCGACCACGATGTGCAGCACGCGCTGGACCAGCTGCCCGAGGACTTCCGGGCCGCGGTCGTGCTGTGCGACATCGAGGGCATGACCTACGACGAGATCGCCGACGTCCTGGGCGTCAAGCTCGGGACCGTCCGGAGCCGGATCCACCGCGGCCGCTCGATGCTGCGCAAGCACCTCGAGCACCGCGCACCACGGTCCGGCCACTCGCGCATCAGCGGCCCACCCGTCGACGCGCCGTTGTTCGGCGGGGGTGACGACCGGTGA
- a CDS encoding biotin/lipoyl-binding carrier protein, translating into MSHTVVAELVANVQKVTAQAGDTVGPEDTLVILESMKMEIPVLAEVAGTIVEVKVVAGEVVRDGDPIAVIEEK; encoded by the coding sequence GTGAGTCACACCGTCGTGGCGGAGCTGGTCGCGAACGTCCAGAAGGTCACCGCGCAGGCCGGCGACACGGTGGGCCCGGAGGACACCCTCGTCATCCTGGAGTCGATGAAGATGGAGATCCCGGTGCTGGCCGAGGTGGCCGGGACGATCGTCGAGGTGAAGGTGGTGGCCGGCGAGGTGGTCCGCGACGGCGACCCGATCGCGGTGATCGAGGAGAAATAG
- a CDS encoding CGNR zinc finger domain-containing protein: MESLQTPDRLVRLAVDLVNTKTLEPEQLVTPDDVRRFLLDHGEPEPIAIDEAELDEIREVRERLRPVFHEEPAVAAKALNDLLTEYAVRPYLSDHEGSPWHLHVARPEAGWPEWLAAQTALGLAGFAAGHGFAALAGCAAPDCERVFANQAERRPRRYCGPTCASRTRVASYRARQAGAEKS; the protein is encoded by the coding sequence GTGGAGAGTCTGCAGACGCCGGATCGGCTGGTCCGGCTGGCGGTGGATCTGGTGAACACGAAGACGCTGGAGCCGGAGCAGCTCGTCACGCCCGACGACGTGCGCCGGTTCCTGCTGGACCACGGCGAGCCCGAGCCGATCGCGATCGACGAGGCCGAGCTCGACGAGATCCGCGAGGTCCGGGAGCGACTGCGGCCGGTGTTCCACGAGGAACCGGCCGTGGCCGCGAAGGCGCTCAACGACCTGCTGACCGAGTACGCCGTCCGCCCGTACCTGTCCGACCACGAGGGGTCGCCGTGGCACCTGCACGTGGCCCGGCCCGAGGCGGGGTGGCCGGAGTGGCTCGCGGCCCAGACGGCGCTCGGGCTGGCCGGGTTTGCGGCCGGTCACGGGTTCGCCGCGCTGGCCGGTTGCGCCGCGCCTGACTGCGAGCGCGTGTTCGCGAACCAGGCCGAGCGAAGACCCCGGCGGTACTGCGGGCCGACCTGCGCGAGCCGGACCCGCGTGGCGTCGTACCGGGCCCGCCAGGCCGGGGCGGAGAAGTCCTAG